The sequence below is a genomic window from Candidatus Zixiibacteriota bacterium.
GGTGAACCGGTGATACTGCCGCCGGCAGAAAGCGTCAGCCCGTAAACCGGCAGATTATTATTGCGGTCGGTCCAGGTCAGCGACCCGGTACCGCCGGCGGCGGTCAACGTCTGAGAATAAGCCACGCCCTCGGTCCATTCCGGCAGAGAAGTACTGGTGATAAGAACAGCCGAGTTGATCGTGCACCCGAGCAGCTTCTCATCGGTCTGGCTGGCTTCATCAGTAACCATGGCCGTAAACGACACCGCACCGGCAGTGCTCGGTGTACCCGTAAGTAAACCGGAGGGATCAAGCGTCAGCCCGGAGCCGGAGAGATCACCGTACTTGTCGCTGAAACTGACAGCGCCGGTTCCCCCGCTGGATTCGAGCAGGAATGAGTATGCCTGTCCCACGGTCCAATCGGGCAGCGTTTCGGTAGTGATGTGCGGGATTACATCCTCACACTCATAAGCGAATACTTCGAGATTGTCGATATTCCAACCGCAGTATTGCCAGGAAGCGTCAGTCGTTCCCATAGTGAAGCGGATGTAGACGTTCGCCTGCTCGTCGGCATAAGCAGAAATATCGAATTCCTGAAGCACCCATTCGTCGTCCGATATGGTTTCCTCGTTGGTCCATAACTGCGTCCAACTGGTTCCGTTGGTGCTTATACGAAGATAAGCATGATCGTACGAGGACTGCTCGACTCCGAGCCAGCGATAAAAACGGAGCTTGGTGCCGACCAGTCCGGAGCAGTCTATGGTCGGTGAAGTAAGATGTCGTTCCGACAGGCTGTTTTCGTAGTCGCCGTCGAGGTTGTACCCCATAACGCTTAAGCCCTCGTAGGCTGACGATGGGTCGGGATTACCGTATTGCCCTCCGCCGCCGGTCGGAGCACCGCGCTCCCAGAGGCCGGTGGTAGTCCAGCCCAGATCCGTTTCGAATCCGTCAGAAAACGCCGTGACCTGAGCCGTGGCAACGAAAGTCACGTAGGGGTCCGAAGAACTACCGTCGTAATAAATCCCCTCGTTCAATTCTTCGGCGCTGAAATAATAACGGATCGAGCTGTAGCACGATGCTGCCGGCAGTTCGGCAAGATACTCATTCGGCGCCGTCTCGGTCATGTAAGCGCTGGTGTAGGAAGAACCGTCGACGGAATAATAAATCTGCCCACTGCCGCTGACAGGGATGCCGTCGTAGAGTGATCCCACGTTGACGGCAAAGCTGTAACTTTGCTCGGGAGGAACGATCTCTGGAAGGCCCTCGGGATATTCGAATTGCACCGCCGGGAGCGGACCGAGAGTCTGCGATACGGTGTAGCAGGTTGCCAGACCGGCTTGAACAATCCGCTTCAAATAGTCGAAATTGCAATAAACCGTACTGTCATGCGAGGTATGGTAATAATCCGAGAAGATATACTCGATAGGGAAAGTAACCGTCCACCCCTCCTGGCTGAACGGATAATGATCGGAAGCGGCAATGTTGCCGGCAAGATGACCGGTGATGCCTACCAACGAATCGGACAGTTGATTGAAAAGAACCGAAAGTCCTGTTTCATCGCCGTGGTAAACGGTCACATCGGAATCATTGTCGATGTTGGCGATCATATCCATGTTGAACATGTACACGATATTATCTTCCCGAGCCGCCGCTTCCTCGGCATAGTGATATGAACCGAGAAGTCCCTCTTCTTCGGCATCGAAAAGGATGAACTTGATCGTCATGTCGGTTTCGAGATCATAGAGCACGCGAGCCATCTCCATGACACCAACCGTACCGGAACCGTTGTCGTCGGCTCCCGGAGAGGAGATCACGGCATCGCGATGAGCACCGATAATCACCTCGTGATCCGGGAAACGGCTCCCCGTCTTGATCGCCACCACGTTGTAACACTCGGTCTGAGCACCGGAGATCGACGTCATGAAAGTATCTATCACGATCGAGTCATAACCGAAATCGGTCAGTTTACCGGCTATCCAGTCGCGGCTTACTTTATTGGAGTCGGTTCCGGCATAACGGCGATAGAAAGCCTGTAAACGATGCAAATAGGAATAAAGTGAATCCTGACTGATCAAACTGATCAATGAATCCAGACTGATATCGCGAGAATCCATCGCCAATTTGTCGAGATAAGGCATCGCTTCCGGACGGTATTCGATTTTGATACTGCCGGGGTGAATTCTGCTAAGTTGCGGTTGCTCGGCCTGAATCGAGGGATTATCGAGATCGACGCGGTAGAGTCGAAAGTTGCCGGCCTCGAACAGGAGCGGATAACGATCGACATTGGCGCGATCGAGACGGTTGTCAAGGGCCAGTTGATCGACCGTCACCCCGGAAGCGACATGGTCGCTCTTAAGACCGGAACGGTCGAGAAGAACCGAGGACTTATCGTCGGTCAGAACGAGATAACCGCTACTGAGACGAGCCAGCGGGGTGGCTCCGGTAGCATTCAGCGCGGCGGCATCTTCGGCGCTGCCGACTTCGATAAAATAAAGATCATCCGCCTGTACCAGCGGTGTCAGGGATATCAGGGCAACGAACAGCAGTAGCACTCTCTTCATGGTTGGTCATCCTCTGTGTCGAACGGTGATTGAAGCATTGCGAAACGTACGGATATCAGCCCTGCTTACTCCCGGTTGTTTTGTCGACGTTTTCTCTCCATTCTTAACGACATTACCAGTCAGCAGGAACCGTTGAAGTATACAGCGCGATCAACGCCTGAGCGTTGGCCAATAATCGCGCTCGATTGTCTATGATAAAATAGCTCAGAAGTCCTTTTTTGTCAATCAAACAACCAGGGCCGGACCGATCCGGATCGGGCAGTTATTAGTTGTTCGATACCGACCGAGTCATTTTCTTCGAATTGATTTATTATCCCGTCGTATTAAGAGACGACACTAAGCATAGAGGGAGATCAAAATTATGGGTGCAGAGAATAAAGATCTTTGGGTGGCCATTATTTTTGCGGCTGTCGGAGCCGGTATTATTTTACTCGGGTTCACGACACTGCGCCAATACCGCATCATCAAAGACACACCACGTTCCAAGGTGCGGGCTATCGCCATGGGCCTGGTGGAAATCCACGGCAAGGTGGCCGCTTATCTGGAACAGTTCATCAAAGCTCCCTTCTCCGGCGTGGATTGTCTTTTTTACAAATACGAGATTGAAGAATACCGCAAGGAATCGGGCAAAAACAAATCGACATACACCTGGAAATCGGTTGGAAGCGGCCAGAAGGGAGCACGTTTTCTGGCTGTCGATGAGACCGGTGAGGTACTGGTCGATCCAACGGGAGTCGAGGCAGAGCTTTCCAAATCGAGACGGTACTACCAAAGCGGTAAGATGTTCAGCGGTTCACTTAAATCACTGATAAACCTGATCAAAGCGTTAAAAGATTTCGACGCCGACAAATTCGACGCTCTGGCTGACCTTGACCGTTCGCAGTTGACCCAGGTGTCGAGCCAGTCGCACGCCTGGTCCGCTCATCCGGGAGATCGACGCTATATCGAATACTACATCGATCCGGGCGATAACCTGTTCCTGATCGGAACTGCCGCCAACGAAAGCGAGGCTCCGAACAACATCATCATCAAAAAAGGGAAGAACGAAAAGATATTCATTCTTTCGGATCACGAGGAAAAGCGGATCGTGAAGGAGCTTCTGAAGAAATTCTGGATTGCCGTCATTGCCGGCATGATTTTCTTTTTGGTCGGAGTCTATATGATCCTGAAAGCAACGAACTCATTGTGAGGAAGGCGGAAATATGGGCACGGTTTTAATAGTAGGTCTGATTGCCGTCGCGGCGATTTTCATCGGTTGGTTTATCGGCATTTACAACAGTCTCGTTCGGCTGAAGAACAATATCAAGAAGGCCTGGAGTAATATCGACGTTCTCCTCAAGCAGCGGCATGACGAGTTGTCAAAGCTGCTCGATACGGTCAAGGGATACATGAAATACGAGGAACGGGTGCTTAAGGAAGTGACGGAGGCCCGCACCGCCTTCCTCAACGCCGGGTCGGTGGCCGACAAAGCCCAGGCCTCGAATATGATGACCGGAGCGCTGAAGTCGCTGTTTGCCGTTGCGGAAAATTATCCCGAATTGAAGGCTAATCAGAATTTCATTCAGTTTCAAAGTCGAATCAGCGAGTTGGAGAATCAAATCGCCGATCGCCGTGAATTCTACAACGACAGCGTCAATACCTTTAACATCCGCATCGAACAGATTCCGGATATGTTCATCGCTCGCATGCTCGGGTATACGTCAAAGGAGTTGTTCCAGGTAGCCGAAACGGACAAACAGGACATCAAAATCGACTTCGATTGATGTCAAAACGCAAAAGCTGATCAATCCGGCTGACATAAAAACAGATATTTCCAGAGGCTTTGGAAACCGGGTTAAGTCCTTTCTTAGAGAGTTACAAACACTCCGGGCATAGGGATCATTTCTTTTTTGCCTACTGTAGCAGCCCTATTATTAAGCCCCGTTCTCCCGGCGATAAAAATTTGACTGAAACGGTCCGGGCTCCGATAATAGCGATGTATGCGAAACTCCCGCACCATGCTCGTCGCAGCCGGATTCACCATCCTGCTGATTATCGCCGTCAACCTGGCCTGGTGGCTGTTCTATGACCGCACCGAACAGCTTCTTGACCAACAGTTGTCGCGCCGCCTGCAGGCGGTGGCCGGTACGGCGGCGGCCCAGTTGTCCCCGGAACAGATCGGGACGCTGATCGACGATGATTTTACGGCATACACTCGGACACTCGACCTGCTCGAATCGGCCCGACAGGCTGATTCCCTCTCGGAGTTGTTCGTCCTGGATCCTGGTTATCGAGTGCTTGTCTCGACGGCCTTTGATGCCGACAGTGTCTATTTTCTCGCGCCGCTTAACGGACCTTATATCGACAGCGTCTTTTTTGCCGACCATCCCCGAGCTCTCACCACTCCCTCCTATCGTACCGGTAAGCTCTACCTTAAAACTGCCTTCGCGCCCTTGTTCGATCCGGACGGCACGGTCGCGGCGGTATTGGGAGTCGAGGCCAATGTCGACTATTTCGATGCCCTCTCCGACCTGCGACGCAACCTCTGGTATTCAACGATAATCTCGGTTGTGGCCGGGCTCCTGTTCGGATTGCTTTTCATCCTTACCCAGAAACGGCTCAATTCCATGCAGCAGCGCCTGGTTATGAACGAAACCCACGCCTACCTCGGACGTATGGTGGCGGTGGTTGCTCATGAAATACGAAATCCGCTCATGATCATTCGCGCTTCAGCCGAACGGCTCCGAAAAAAGACTGATTCCGAAGAGGCCGGTTTCGTGGTCGAGGAAGTCGATCGCCTTAACGGCCTGGTCAACGGTTATTTGGATTTCGCCCGTGGCGACGATCGCGATTTTCTTGACGGCTCGCCCGAGCCCATGGATCTGATTCCGTTCATCGCCAACGTAAAGAAGCATCTCGAAGACAAGTTCGGTCCCGGAACAATTGAATGGATAGAGCCCTCAACGGAGAAATCGATCAGCTTCCAAGGTCACCCCGGAGCGCTTCGCCAGGTGTTGTTGAATCTGCTGATTAACGGCGCCGAGGCCTGCCTTGAAGCCGGTAAACCGATCCGGCTCGGACTAACGGGAGCTACTGACGGTGACCGGATAAAACTCGAAATCTCGGATCGCGGCCCGGGATTGAGTAAAAAAGACTTGAAACTGATCGGTGATCCGTTTTACACCACCAAGCAGCACGGATCCGGTCTCGGGCTCTTTTTGAGTCGAAAAATCGTTGAACAGATGGGCGGAAGTATTGATATTGACAGCCAACCGGATCACGGCACCACAGTGACCCTGAATCTACCGAAACGCGGAAACGGATAAGTATGGCCAACATTCTCGTTGTCGATGATGAACCTAAAATGACCTCGCTGATTTGCGGGCAGCTCGAAGATGCCGGGCACACTGTCACGACCTGTACGGAATCACCCAAGGCATTGGAGTTGATCGAGAAACATAGCTTTGATATCGTGATTACCGACTTATCCATGCCCAGGATCTCCGGTATGGAAATCCTTACGGCGGCTTTAGGTTCAGGAGCGGAAGTGATCATGATGACCGCCTACGGTACCGCTGAAACCGCCGTTGCCGCCATGAAAAAGGGTGCTGCCGACTATCTGTTGAAACCGTTTTCGCTCGATGAACTGGAACTGACGGTCACCGATCTGGTCAAAAAACAGCACAGCCAGGCCCTGGCTAAACATTTTCAGGAAGCCGATGCGGACATTTACAGTGATTTTATCGGTAATTCCGAGGCTTCCCGGCAAGTCAAATCTCTTCTGGCCAGGGTGGCTTCATCGGATGCCACCGTCCTCTTGACCGGACGTAGCGGCACCGGCAAAGAACTGGCGGCTCGGATGCTGCATTCATTGTCGCCGCGTAAGGACAAACCGTTCATCGCCGTAAACTGCGCCGCCTTAACCGAGACCCTGCTCGAGTCGGAATTGTTCGGACATGAAAAAGGCTCTTTCACCGGAGCGGATGCTCGCAAACGAGGTCGTTTCGAATTGGCTGAAGGGGGTACGATTTTCCTCGATGAAATCGGCGAAACCTCACCCGGCATGCAGTCCAAACTTCTGCGCGTTCTCGAAGAACGACAGTTATTCCGTGTCGGCGGTGTCGACCCGGTAAAAATCGATGTCCGCGTCGTTGCTGCCACCAACCGCAACCTCAAAGAAGAAATCACCAAAGGCGGCTTCCGTGAGGATTTGTTTTATCGCCTGAACGTCTTCCCTATTCGAATGCCTGATCTCTCCGAACGCCGGGAGGATATTATTCCGATAGCGGAGCATTTCCTAAGCCGGTTTGGCTACCGTCAATATCAACTCGACGGACCGGTTGAACAGCTATTGTTAGCCTACGACTGGCCGGGTAATATCCGGGAGTTGCGCAACGTTATCGAGCGCGCCACCATTTTGGCCGGAGGAGAACCGTTGGCAACCGATGATTTCTCGCTGGAAATCGATGAAGCTCCCCTTATCTCGGATCCTGGTGTGAGTGTGGATTCATCGGCCGGACTCGAGGACGCCGAAAAACAGATGATTCTGGATGCCCTCAAGCAAGCTGACGGCAATAAAACCGAAGCAGCCAGATTGTTGCGTATCAGCCGGCGAAGGCTCTACAGCCGTATGAAAATACACGGAATTCAGCCGTAGCGAGCCGATAGGGGCACGTTTATGTACCAGTCGGTACACTCTATCGAGGAACAGACCAGGATAAACGCCCAAGGAAGACATGTAAGATATTATGTAAGAAGAGATTATAGCTGACATGCAATACTTCGGCACACGACTTGATGTATATCGCTCCAGAGATAGACAAGGAGCATAGAAGATGATTAAGAAATTAACGATATTCCTGACGACCATTACCCTGATACTATCAGCAAGTGTGGCTACAGCCCAGACGGGAAACAATCAACAGATGGCTGACCGAGCCCGAAGTCAGATGGACCAGGCGCAACAGGTAATTGAGCGGGCCCAGGAGGCGGTGCAATCTTCACATTCTCCGTTGGCTGAAGTTGCCCTGCAGCAGGCAATGAATCTGATGGATCAGGCTCATCAATCTTACCAGAATCGCAATTATGTACTGGCTCATCAGCTTTCTCAAAAAGCCATGGAACGAGCACAGCAGGCTATCGCCGCCGCTCGGCAGACCGAAGAAAACAGCAACTCGGTGCTCAACAAGCTGGAGCAGGTGGAGCAGCTCATGGAGCGAGTAAACGATGCCGTTGATGATGATTCCGGTCCGGGATTGACAACTCTGGTTGAATCGGCTCGCACCAATTTAGATCGAGCCTGGGAGTTTTATCGCTCGAACCAGCTTCGCGCCGCCTGGAAGATGGCCAATC
It includes:
- a CDS encoding M28 family peptidase; the protein is MKRVLLLFVALISLTPLVQADDLYFIEVGSAEDAAALNATGATPLARLSSGYLVLTDDKSSVLLDRSGLKSDHVASGVTVDQLALDNRLDRANVDRYPLLFEAGNFRLYRVDLDNPSIQAEQPQLSRIHPGSIKIEYRPEAMPYLDKLAMDSRDISLDSLISLISQDSLYSYLHRLQAFYRRYAGTDSNKVSRDWIAGKLTDFGYDSIVIDTFMTSISGAQTECYNVVAIKTGSRFPDHEVIIGAHRDAVISSPGADDNGSGTVGVMEMARVLYDLETDMTIKFILFDAEEEGLLGSYHYAEEAAAREDNIVYMFNMDMIANIDNDSDVTVYHGDETGLSVLFNQLSDSLVGITGHLAGNIAASDHYPFSQEGWTVTFPIEYIFSDYYHTSHDSTVYCNFDYLKRIVQAGLATCYTVSQTLGPLPAVQFEYPEGLPEIVPPEQSYSFAVNVGSLYDGIPVSGSGQIYYSVDGSSYTSAYMTETAPNEYLAELPAASCYSSIRYYFSAEELNEGIYYDGSSSDPYVTFVATAQVTAFSDGFETDLGWTTTGLWERGAPTGGGGQYGNPDPSSAYEGLSVMGYNLDGDYENSLSERHLTSPTIDCSGLVGTKLRFYRWLGVEQSSYDHAYLRISTNGTSWTQLWTNEETISDDEWVLQEFDISAYADEQANVYIRFTMGTTDASWQYCGWNIDNLEVFAYECEDVIPHITTETLPDWTVGQAYSFLLESSGGTGAVSFSDKYGDLSGSGLTLDPSGLLTGTPSTAGAVSFTAMVTDEASQTDEKLLGCTINSAVLITSTSLPEWTEGVAYSQTLTAAGGTGSLTWTDRNNNLPVYGLTLSAGGSITGSPSSSGTVNFVATVSDSTGSADDQQLSITINSVPGVTTTTLPGGREGEAYGETLLADGGTGELVFSDKNGDLSGTGLSLDASGLLSGTPIVAGDITFTALVTDAVGATGESGLTVSIAAAYLCGDANNDGTGPDISDLVFYVSWMFAGGPAPENLNSFDVNNDGTAGDIADLVYLVTFMFQGGPDLQCP
- a CDS encoding GIDE domain-containing protein is translated as MGAENKDLWVAIIFAAVGAGIILLGFTTLRQYRIIKDTPRSKVRAIAMGLVEIHGKVAAYLEQFIKAPFSGVDCLFYKYEIEEYRKESGKNKSTYTWKSVGSGQKGARFLAVDETGEVLVDPTGVEAELSKSRRYYQSGKMFSGSLKSLINLIKALKDFDADKFDALADLDRSQLTQVSSQSHAWSAHPGDRRYIEYYIDPGDNLFLIGTAANESEAPNNIIIKKGKNEKIFILSDHEEKRIVKELLKKFWIAVIAGMIFFLVGVYMILKATNSL
- a CDS encoding LemA family protein, which encodes MGTVLIVGLIAVAAIFIGWFIGIYNSLVRLKNNIKKAWSNIDVLLKQRHDELSKLLDTVKGYMKYEERVLKEVTEARTAFLNAGSVADKAQASNMMTGALKSLFAVAENYPELKANQNFIQFQSRISELENQIADRREFYNDSVNTFNIRIEQIPDMFIARMLGYTSKELFQVAETDKQDIKIDFD
- a CDS encoding ATP-binding protein, yielding MRNSRTMLVAAGFTILLIIAVNLAWWLFYDRTEQLLDQQLSRRLQAVAGTAAAQLSPEQIGTLIDDDFTAYTRTLDLLESARQADSLSELFVLDPGYRVLVSTAFDADSVYFLAPLNGPYIDSVFFADHPRALTTPSYRTGKLYLKTAFAPLFDPDGTVAAVLGVEANVDYFDALSDLRRNLWYSTIISVVAGLLFGLLFILTQKRLNSMQQRLVMNETHAYLGRMVAVVAHEIRNPLMIIRASAERLRKKTDSEEAGFVVEEVDRLNGLVNGYLDFARGDDRDFLDGSPEPMDLIPFIANVKKHLEDKFGPGTIEWIEPSTEKSISFQGHPGALRQVLLNLLINGAEACLEAGKPIRLGLTGATDGDRIKLEISDRGPGLSKKDLKLIGDPFYTTKQHGSGLGLFLSRKIVEQMGGSIDIDSQPDHGTTVTLNLPKRGNG
- a CDS encoding sigma-54 dependent transcriptional regulator, with the protein product MANILVVDDEPKMTSLICGQLEDAGHTVTTCTESPKALELIEKHSFDIVITDLSMPRISGMEILTAALGSGAEVIMMTAYGTAETAVAAMKKGAADYLLKPFSLDELELTVTDLVKKQHSQALAKHFQEADADIYSDFIGNSEASRQVKSLLARVASSDATVLLTGRSGTGKELAARMLHSLSPRKDKPFIAVNCAALTETLLESELFGHEKGSFTGADARKRGRFELAEGGTIFLDEIGETSPGMQSKLLRVLEERQLFRVGGVDPVKIDVRVVAATNRNLKEEITKGGFREDLFYRLNVFPIRMPDLSERREDIIPIAEHFLSRFGYRQYQLDGPVEQLLLAYDWPGNIRELRNVIERATILAGGEPLATDDFSLEIDEAPLISDPGVSVDSSAGLEDAEKQMILDALKQADGNKTEAARLLRISRRRLYSRMKIHGIQP